One Oncorhynchus masou masou isolate Uvic2021 chromosome 27, UVic_Omas_1.1, whole genome shotgun sequence genomic window carries:
- the LOC135516554 gene encoding cadherin-related family member 5-like, which produces MLLVPTPSGQSTSHVPTPSGQSTLHVPTPPDQSTPLVPTPSDQSTSPVPTPLGQSTSLVPTPSG; this is translated from the exons ATGTTACTTGTCCCTACTCCATCAGGTCAGTCCACATCACATGTCCCTACTCCATCAGGTCAGTCCACTTTACATGTCCCTACTCCACCAGATCAGTCCACCCCACTTGTCCCTACCCCATCAG ATCAGTCCACGTCACCCGTCCCTACTCCATTAGGTCAGTCCACTTCACTTGTCCCTACTCCATCAG GTTAG